Proteins encoded in a region of the Longimicrobium sp. genome:
- a CDS encoding glycoside hydrolase domain-containing protein codes for MPRRITPIRLAAIPLAAMVAACAQPSSVRTGPAPVPSGPTKPTAAGHPGFDTTIYPGDGIMRAWRDASPYEWVGYYLPAPCHRDLSWSGKRDALIAMGWGTAAIYVGQQDWGQMNRAPAQQPALDTTTAAQQNPPAQAQPPAQPQTQVQAAPAQCSAANLVAGRGTTDADDAIARAASEGFPAGSVIYLDVERVQAVSAPLVAYAREWAQRVLAEGRYLPGLYVHRLNAAPLTEAMRTAWAGAGRSDAVPVWVTATDAGFTLDQRPGASGVDATIWQGRLDLNESWGGATLRIDQNVSTSRSPSAPR; via the coding sequence ATGCCGCGCCGTATCACCCCGATCCGCCTTGCCGCCATTCCGCTCGCCGCGATGGTCGCGGCGTGCGCGCAGCCGTCGTCCGTGCGGACGGGTCCGGCGCCGGTGCCGTCCGGGCCTACGAAGCCGACGGCGGCGGGGCATCCCGGCTTCGACACCACGATCTACCCCGGCGACGGGATCATGCGGGCGTGGCGCGACGCCTCGCCGTACGAGTGGGTGGGCTACTATCTCCCCGCCCCCTGCCACCGCGACCTCTCGTGGTCCGGCAAGCGCGACGCGCTGATCGCGATGGGATGGGGGACGGCGGCCATCTACGTCGGCCAGCAGGACTGGGGGCAGATGAACCGCGCCCCCGCGCAGCAGCCCGCGCTCGACACCACCACCGCCGCACAGCAGAATCCGCCCGCGCAGGCGCAGCCCCCGGCGCAGCCGCAGACGCAGGTGCAGGCCGCCCCCGCCCAGTGCTCCGCCGCGAACCTGGTCGCCGGCCGCGGCACCACGGACGCCGACGACGCGATCGCGCGCGCGGCGAGCGAGGGCTTCCCCGCCGGCTCCGTCATCTACCTGGACGTGGAGCGGGTGCAGGCCGTCTCCGCGCCGCTCGTCGCCTACGCGCGCGAGTGGGCGCAGCGGGTGCTGGCGGAGGGGCGCTACCTTCCCGGGCTGTACGTCCACCGCCTGAACGCCGCGCCGCTGACCGAGGCAATGCGCACCGCGTGGGCCGGCGCGGGGCGGAGCGACGCCGTGCCGGTGTGGGTGACGGCGACCGACGCGGGGTTCACGCTGGACCAGCGCCCCGGCGCGTCGGGGGTCGACGCCACCATCTGGCAGGGGCGGCTGGACCTGAACGAAAGCTGGGGCGGCGCCACGCTTCGCATCGACCAGAACGTCTCCACGTCGCGCTCGCCCTCCGCGCCGCGCTGA